From a region of the Lactuca sativa cultivar Salinas chromosome 4, Lsat_Salinas_v11, whole genome shotgun sequence genome:
- the LOC111909891 gene encoding F-box protein SKIP2, with product MGQSSSSHSPSPAGSTHHHQRSITRSSSSYSARSEILGFRYSKEEACFDFPDATTSFIDYTSEIPDDCLAVVFQFLSAGDRKRCSLVSRRWLLVEGQSRNRLAIDANSGLVPFIPSIFSRFDSVTKLSLRCDRRSVSIDDNGLIMISLRCLNLTRLKLRGCREITDVGMAALAENCKGLKKFSCGSCMFGAKGMNALLDKCSSLEELSVKRLRGINDGVTAEPIGPGAAAKSLKTVCLKELYNGQFFGPLISGAKNLKTLKLLRCLGDWDSLMEMIAVPENSLVEVHLERLQVSDIGLSALSNCSKLEILHIVKTPDCTNVGVISIASHCKYLRKLHIDGWKTNRIGNEALIAIAKNSANLQELVLIGVNPSSISLEAIATNCQKLERLALCGSETIADTEISCIASKCVALKKLCIKGCPVSDEGIEAFAWGCPNLVKIKVKKCRNVTYEVGDWLRARRGSLVVNLDVCAVEAEAMDASASDNGVQEDMEITHVAVAQPHPLATSNSVRGSIFKTRFGLFGARGIVTSTFRRFSNGNTNTSSNGCS from the coding sequence ATGGGCCAATCTTCTTCCTCCCACTCGCCGTCGCCGGCGGGATCAACCCACCACCACCAGCGGTCCATCACTAGGTCATCGTCTTCTTACTCTGCCCGATCGGAGATTCTTGGTTTTAGGTACTCGAAAGAGGAGGCGTGTTTCGATTTCCCGGATGCAACCACTTCTTTTATCGACTATACATCTGAAATTCCCGATGATTGTTTAGCCGTAGTTTTCCAGTTTCTTAGTGCCGGCGACCGGAAGCGTTGTTCCCTTGTATCGCGAAGATGGCTGCTCGTCGAAGGCCAGAGTCGCAACCGCCTTGCTATAGACGCTAATTCGGGACTCGTTCCTTTTATTCCGTCAATTTTTTCTAGGTTTGATTCTGTTACCAAACTCTCGCTCCGATGTGATCGTAGATCTGTTAGTATTGACGACAACGGATTGATTATGATATCTCTCCGGTGCCTTAACCTAACGCGGCTGAAGCTGCGTGGATGCCGTGAAATTACCGATGTAGGTATGGCGGCGTTAGCTGAGAACTGTAAGGGATTGAAGAAATTCTCTTGTGGATCTTGTATGTTTGGTGCTAAAGGAATGAATGCGCTCCTCGATAAATGTTCATCTCTTGAAGAACTCTCGGTGAAGCGTTTACGCGGCATCAACGACGGTGTAACGGCGGAGCCGATTGGTCCTGGTGCCGCTGCTAAGTCGCTCAAAACCGTATGTCTCAAGGAGCTTTACAACGGCCAGTTTTTTGGCCCGTTGATTAGCGGTGCTAAGAATCTCAAAACCTTGAAACTGCTCCGATGCTTAGGCGACTGGGATAGCTTGATGGAAATGATCGCTGTTCCAGAAAATTCTCTTGTTGAAGTTCATCTCGAGAGGCTTCAGGTGAGCGATATCGGTCTCTCGGCGTTATCAAACTGTTCAAAACTCGAAATCCTCCATATCGTCAAGACTCCAGATTGTACTAATGTCGGAGTTATTTCAATAGCTTCACACTGCAAGTACTTAAGAAAACTTCACATCGATGGCTGGAAGACAAATAGAATAGGAAACGAAGCTCTAATCGCCATTGCAAAAAACAGTGCAAACCTTCAAGAACTTGTTCTAATCGGAGTTAATCCCAGCTCAATAAGCCTGGAAGCCATTGCTACAAACTGTCAGAAGCTTGAAAGATTAGCCTTATGTGGAAGTGAAACAATAGCAGACACCGAGATTTCTTGTATCGCATCAAAATGCGTTGCTTTAAAAAAGCTATGCATCAAAGGTTGTCCTGTATCCGATGAAGGGATCGAAGCTTTCGCATGGGGTTGCCCAAATTTGGTCAAAATCAAGGTGAAGAAATGCAGAAACGTAACATATGAAGTTGGTGATTGGCTAAGAGCTAGACGTGGATCATTAGTAGTCAATTTAGACGTTTGTGCAGTTGAAGCTGAAGCTATGGATGCAAGTGCTAGTGATAATGGTGTTCAAGAAGACATGGAAATAACCCACGTGGCAGTTGCTCAACCTCATCCTCTAGCTACTAGCAATAGTGTTCGAGGATCCATTTTCAAGACAAGATTCGGGCTCTTTGGTGCAAGAGGTATTGTAACTTCTACTTTTAGAAGGTTCTCAAATGGTAATACCAATACCAGTTCTAATGGTTGCTCATAA